The Methanocella arvoryzae MRE50 genome includes a region encoding these proteins:
- a CDS encoding DUF2225 domain-containing protein — translation MTTVQPHTFTCPLCNNVFETNLVTSSNSFGPLHSDFYREAAGAQPVCNFAHTCTNCGFSGFDGDFASPQAFTEEFRQKVADVITPEVRARKIETNGHYYLVALCAEWQGATPLALGRIYQMGAWCHRTRNEPEKEKFFLARAAEFFERGIQAGEAQGENKALYTYILGDLYRRLGNPDMAKEWYRKAIETVRIGGGDPKVAEIAERQLADPKDIL, via the coding sequence ATGACCACCGTTCAGCCTCATACCTTTACCTGTCCGCTCTGCAACAACGTGTTCGAGACCAATCTGGTCACATCCAGCAACTCTTTCGGGCCGCTCCACTCCGATTTCTACCGGGAGGCCGCCGGAGCGCAGCCGGTCTGCAACTTCGCCCACACCTGCACGAACTGCGGCTTCTCCGGCTTCGACGGTGACTTTGCCTCCCCGCAGGCTTTCACCGAGGAGTTCAGGCAGAAGGTGGCCGACGTCATCACCCCTGAGGTCAGGGCCAGAAAGATCGAGACTAACGGGCACTATTACCTCGTGGCGCTATGCGCCGAATGGCAGGGCGCCACCCCGCTGGCGCTGGGCCGGATATACCAGATGGGCGCGTGGTGCCACCGTACCAGAAACGAGCCGGAAAAGGAGAAATTTTTCCTCGCCAGGGCGGCGGAGTTCTTCGAGAGGGGCATTCAGGCAGGGGAGGCGCAGGGAGAAAATAAGGCGCTCTACACGTATATCCTGGGCGACCTGTACCGGCGCCTCGGGAACCCGGATATGGCAAAAGAGTGGTACAGGAAGGCCATAGAGACCGTCAGGATCGGCGGCGGAGACCCGAAAGTGGCCGAGATCGCAGAGCGTCAGCTCGCAGACCCGAAGGACATACTGTAA